A window of Desulfobacterales bacterium genomic DNA:
TGACGAGTCCCAAAAGGCCTGGGTGGTCTACTTAACAAAAGACAATCATCAATTAAAGACCTATCTTGAAGATGACGACGCTGAAAAATGCATGTTCGGCATGAAGTGTGTCGGTCTGGGCGTTGAAATCGCTCAGTTAAAAGGGAACATCGAACGGCTGCACTCGAACCGCTGATCACGATTCACTGCCGCGTCTTACGTCAGAAGCACATCTACCATTTCGGCAAACCCGTCCCCGCCGGCCTTGCGGGTTATCCATGCGGGGTCACAGGCCAGCCGGCCCTTAAAATGCATGACATTGGCAACACCGACGCTGTGGGGAAAATAAGAAAACAGGGGGGCGTCGTTGGGGGAGTCTCCGGTAAAAATAACCCTTTCTTTGATTTCATCGAGGGTTTGTTTGAACACCTCTTCGAATAGCATGCGGGTCATGGATAGCTTGTCATAGGTCCCGAACCAACCGTTGACGTGGATCGAACTTATCTTTGCCTGGGCGCCGGACTTTTCAAAAAGGCGCACAATATCTCTAACCGTTTTTTTCGGAAGCGGCGGCACATCCTCACAAAAATCGATTGCCAGGTCCGCCTCCCGATAGGCCTGATCAGACGCCACCCGGCAGCCGGGAATTTTTTTCAGAATTTCCTTTTTTATCTTTTCCAGTTTTTTCCGATCTTTTTTTCGATCCGCTTCGGATTTCCAATACCGCCGGATCATCGTCTTTAGGCGCCTATCATATCTGAAATAGAAAGCCCCATTTTCACCCACCAGCGCATCTATCGGCCAGAACCGCGCCATGTGATCACACCATCCGGCCGGCCGGCCGGTGACCGGGACGATGCGGACCCCAGCCTTTTGTAGACGCTCCATGGCGACAAAAACAACGGCCGGCAGACGGCCTTTTATCGTAAGGGTGTCGTCGAT
This region includes:
- a CDS encoding HAD-IIB family hydrolase, yielding MEPFRQFPENFKTGIRYILTDIDDTLTIKGRLPAVVFVAMERLQKAGVRIVPVTGRPAGWCDHMARFWPIDALVGENGAFYFRYDRRLKTMIRRYWKSEADRKKDRKKLEKIKKEILKKIPGCRVASDQAYREADLAIDFCEDVPPLPKKTVRDIVRLFEKSGAQAKISSIHVNGWFGTYDKLSMTRMLFEEVFKQTLDEIKERVIFTGDSPNDAPLFSYFPHSVGVANVMHFKGRLACDPAWITRKAGGDGFAEMVDVLLT